A stretch of the Osmerus eperlanus chromosome 10, fOsmEpe2.1, whole genome shotgun sequence genome encodes the following:
- the LOC134027685 gene encoding ceroid-lipofuscinosis neuronal protein 6 homolog isoform X2 codes for MTSAVIHIKRKSGAREKWASEKKNFHFDIWFCLMLQNWVLDFGRPIVMIILPLEWFPLNKPSAGDYFHMAYNVLTPFLLLKLIERSPRSLPQSSVYLCIITFVMGASIHLVGDSINHRLILSGYQLHLSVRENPIIKDLKPTSLIDCFELLYYYDEQLGHLMWYIPFFLILFLYFTGCFTQIKEEKKMPLSGWLLLWPSALYYWYLVTEGQIFELFLLSFLAMGALVVHRWRKGSSLDSNGEFLFYSFFLTMGLVAVWVTYLWNDPVLRKKYPGLIYIPEPWSYYTLYIKDSR; via the exons ATGACCAGTGCAGTCATACACATCAAACG CAAATCGGGGGCAAGGGAAAAATGGGCAtcggaaaaaaaaaacttccacTTTGACATATGGTTCTGCCTGATGTTACAGAACTGGGTACTGGACTTCGGAAGGCCTATTGTTATG ATTATCCTTCCTCTGGAGTGGTTTCCCCTAAACAAGCCTAGTGCTGGGGACTACTTTCATATGGCTTACAATGTCTTAACACCCTTCCTACTATTAAAG CTGATAGAGCGCAGCCCCAGGTCTCTCCCACAATCGTCAGTTTACCTCTGCATCATCACATTTGTCATGGGCGCCAGCATCCACCTGGTGGGAGACTCCATCAACCATCGCCTCATCCTGAGTGGCTACCAGCTTCACCTGTCAGTCAGGGAGAACCCCATCATAAAAGATCTTAAACCCACCTCGTTG ATTGATTGTTTTGAACTGCTTTATTATTACGATGAACAGTTGGGACATTTAATGTG GTACATTCCCTTTTTCCTTATACTCTTCCTATACTTCACTGGTTGCTTCACTCAAAtcaaagaggagaagaaaatgCCCTTGTCTGGTTGGCTGTTACTCTGGCCCAGTGCTCTCTACTATTG GTATTTGGTTACAGAGGGCCAGATCTTTGAACTTTTCCTTCTCAGCTTCCTTGCCATGGGTGCTTTGGTGGTGCACCGATGGCGAAAAGGCTCAAGCTTGGACAGCAACGGAGAGTTTCTGTTTTACAGTTTCTTTCTTACCATGGGCCTGGTGGCGGTATGGGTAACCTACCTGTGGAACGACCCAGTGTTACGCAAGAAGTACCCTGGGCTCATCTATATTCCAGAACCCTGGTCTTACTACACTCTATACATTAAGGACAGCCGTTGA
- the LOC134027685 gene encoding ceroid-lipofuscinosis neuronal protein 6 homolog isoform X1, with amino-acid sequence MQTVVRKRRTSAAQPTSNHSKSGAREKWASEKKNFHFDIWFCLMLQNWVLDFGRPIVMIILPLEWFPLNKPSAGDYFHMAYNVLTPFLLLKLIERSPRSLPQSSVYLCIITFVMGASIHLVGDSINHRLILSGYQLHLSVRENPIIKDLKPTSLIDCFELLYYYDEQLGHLMWYIPFFLILFLYFTGCFTQIKEEKKMPLSGWLLLWPSALYYWYLVTEGQIFELFLLSFLAMGALVVHRWRKGSSLDSNGEFLFYSFFLTMGLVAVWVTYLWNDPVLRKKYPGLIYIPEPWSYYTLYIKDSR; translated from the exons ATGCAGACGGTTGTACGAAAAAGACGAACCAGTGCAGCACAACCAACATCAAACCATAG CAAATCGGGGGCAAGGGAAAAATGGGCAtcggaaaaaaaaaacttccacTTTGACATATGGTTCTGCCTGATGTTACAGAACTGGGTACTGGACTTCGGAAGGCCTATTGTTATG ATTATCCTTCCTCTGGAGTGGTTTCCCCTAAACAAGCCTAGTGCTGGGGACTACTTTCATATGGCTTACAATGTCTTAACACCCTTCCTACTATTAAAG CTGATAGAGCGCAGCCCCAGGTCTCTCCCACAATCGTCAGTTTACCTCTGCATCATCACATTTGTCATGGGCGCCAGCATCCACCTGGTGGGAGACTCCATCAACCATCGCCTCATCCTGAGTGGCTACCAGCTTCACCTGTCAGTCAGGGAGAACCCCATCATAAAAGATCTTAAACCCACCTCGTTG ATTGATTGTTTTGAACTGCTTTATTATTACGATGAACAGTTGGGACATTTAATGTG GTACATTCCCTTTTTCCTTATACTCTTCCTATACTTCACTGGTTGCTTCACTCAAAtcaaagaggagaagaaaatgCCCTTGTCTGGTTGGCTGTTACTCTGGCCCAGTGCTCTCTACTATTG GTATTTGGTTACAGAGGGCCAGATCTTTGAACTTTTCCTTCTCAGCTTCCTTGCCATGGGTGCTTTGGTGGTGCACCGATGGCGAAAAGGCTCAAGCTTGGACAGCAACGGAGAGTTTCTGTTTTACAGTTTCTTTCTTACCATGGGCCTGGTGGCGGTATGGGTAACCTACCTGTGGAACGACCCAGTGTTACGCAAGAAGTACCCTGGGCTCATCTATATTCCAGAACCCTGGTCTTACTACACTCTATACATTAAGGACAGCCGTTGA
- the LOC134027685 gene encoding ceroid-lipofuscinosis neuronal protein 6 homolog isoform X3, whose amino-acid sequence MLQNWVLDFGRPIVMIILPLEWFPLNKPSAGDYFHMAYNVLTPFLLLKLIERSPRSLPQSSVYLCIITFVMGASIHLVGDSINHRLILSGYQLHLSVRENPIIKDLKPTSLIDCFELLYYYDEQLGHLMWYIPFFLILFLYFTGCFTQIKEEKKMPLSGWLLLWPSALYYWYLVTEGQIFELFLLSFLAMGALVVHRWRKGSSLDSNGEFLFYSFFLTMGLVAVWVTYLWNDPVLRKKYPGLIYIPEPWSYYTLYIKDSR is encoded by the exons ATGTTACAGAACTGGGTACTGGACTTCGGAAGGCCTATTGTTATG ATTATCCTTCCTCTGGAGTGGTTTCCCCTAAACAAGCCTAGTGCTGGGGACTACTTTCATATGGCTTACAATGTCTTAACACCCTTCCTACTATTAAAG CTGATAGAGCGCAGCCCCAGGTCTCTCCCACAATCGTCAGTTTACCTCTGCATCATCACATTTGTCATGGGCGCCAGCATCCACCTGGTGGGAGACTCCATCAACCATCGCCTCATCCTGAGTGGCTACCAGCTTCACCTGTCAGTCAGGGAGAACCCCATCATAAAAGATCTTAAACCCACCTCGTTG ATTGATTGTTTTGAACTGCTTTATTATTACGATGAACAGTTGGGACATTTAATGTG GTACATTCCCTTTTTCCTTATACTCTTCCTATACTTCACTGGTTGCTTCACTCAAAtcaaagaggagaagaaaatgCCCTTGTCTGGTTGGCTGTTACTCTGGCCCAGTGCTCTCTACTATTG GTATTTGGTTACAGAGGGCCAGATCTTTGAACTTTTCCTTCTCAGCTTCCTTGCCATGGGTGCTTTGGTGGTGCACCGATGGCGAAAAGGCTCAAGCTTGGACAGCAACGGAGAGTTTCTGTTTTACAGTTTCTTTCTTACCATGGGCCTGGTGGCGGTATGGGTAACCTACCTGTGGAACGACCCAGTGTTACGCAAGAAGTACCCTGGGCTCATCTATATTCCAGAACCCTGGTCTTACTACACTCTATACATTAAGGACAGCCGTTGA
- the LOC134027686 gene encoding calmodulin-like protein 4, producing MAKFLTQTHINEFKECFSLYDKKRKGKIEVKDLITVMRCLGTSPTFSEVERHLQVHKIDKKGEVDFSTFLTMMHRQIQQEDPKAEILEAMRMTDKQNKGYIQASELRSKLTKLGEKLTDKEVDDLFKEANVKSNGKVHYEEFTRMVTLPPVDY from the exons ATG GCTAAAttcctcacacaaactcataTTAATG AGTTCAAGGAATGTTTTTCCTTGTATGACAAGAAGCGTAAGGGAAAAATAGAAGTCAAGGACCTGATCACAGTAATGCGGTGTCTGGGCACCAGTCCGACCTTCAGCGAGGTGGAGCGACATTTACAGGTCCACAAGATAG ATAAAAAAGGCGAAGTGGACTTCTCCACCTTCCTCACCATGATGCACAGGCAGATCCAGCAGGAGGACCCCAAGGCAGAGATCCTGGAGGCCATGAGGATGACAGATAAACAGAACAAGGGCTACATCCAAGCCTCTGAGCTACGATCCAAGCTCACTAAGCTTGGAGAAAAGCTAACAGATAAAGAGG TTGATGATCTTTTCAAGGAGGCCAATGTCAAGTCTAATGGGAAGGTGCACTACGAAGAGTTCACCAGGATGGTGACTCTACCGCCAGTTGACTATTGA
- the rxfp3.3a2 gene encoding relaxin-3 receptor 1, with protein MPSVNDQVLVEAPVVVYLSVKMGEILNHNGSGILNMTSLDEDKFGSLEDIDVTADGTPILRIVISVVYSVVCAVGLVGNLLVFFLMRLRQGRKKSSINFFIINLAVTDFQFVLTLPFWAVDTALDFSWPFGDAMCKIILSVTVMNMYASVFFLTAMSVTRYWSVASALKNRVRQRSCSVKWICAVLWVSATVATAPTTIFSTVTVVAGEKLCLLRFPEGHDWLALYHIQKIIIAFVIPMLIVCICYLMLLRFIRLRSMNNNNNPKRRSRVTKSVTIVVLSFFLCWMPNHAITFWGVLVKFNAVYWDKSYYMVHTYVFPVTVCLAHANSCLNPVLYCLMRREFRKMLKDLFWKMSSPATSKVCAIRTFSGSYNPPCDGTQGVIALNVIDAEQCRLSIIDRKGLPASNIIPHI; from the coding sequence ATGCCATCGGTTAACGACCAAGTGCTAGTCGAAGCACCTGTTGTCGTTTACCTATCAGTGAAGATGGGCGAGATCCTCAACCACAATGGGAGCGGGATACTGAACATGACTTCTTTGGACGAGGACAAATTCGGCAGTCTTGAGGATATTGATGTGACCGCAGATGGCACCCCTATTCTTAGGATAGTTATTTCTGTTGTGTACTCTGTGGTGTGCGCAGTAGGCTTAGTGGGCAACCTCTTAGTATTTTTCCTCATGAGGTTAAGACAGGGTCGAAAGAAATCAAGTATTAACTTTTTCATTATCAACTTGGCTGTAACGGACTTTCAGTTTGTGTTGACACTACCATTCTGGGCAGTGGACACTGCGCTTGATTTCAGCTGGCCATTTGGAGACGCCATGTGCAAAATCATTCTGTCGGTCACCGTTATGAACATGTATGCAAGCGTGTTCTTCTTGACTGCAATGAGTGTGACTCGATACTGGTCTGTCGCCTCTGCCCTGAAGAACCGAGTCAGACAGAGATCGTGTTCAGTCAAATGGATCTGTGCAGTATTGTGGGTCTCGGCAACTGTCGCCACAGCGCCAACGACAATTTTCTCTACTGTGACTGTTGTAGCTGGGGAGAAACTCTGCCTTCTCCGGTTCCCAGAGGGCCACGACTGGCTAGCGCTCTACCACATTCAGAAAATTATCATAGCCTTCGTCATACCAATGTTGATTGTTTGTATTTGCTATCTGATGCTCCTACGGTTCATCCGTCTGAGAAGCATGAATAACAACAATAACCCAAAGCGGAGGTCGAGAGTGACCAAATCCGTCACCATCGTGGTTCTATCCTTCTTTTTGTGCTGGATGCCAAACCATGCCATCACCTTCTGGGGCGTCTTGGTCAAATTCAACGCAGTTTATTGGGACAAGTCTTATTACATGGTCCACACCTATGTATTCCCTGTGACTGTGTGCCTTGCGCACGCCAACAGCTGTTTGAACCCAGTATTATATTGTCTCATGCGACGGGAGTTTAGAAAGATGCTCAAGGACTTGTTTTGGAAAATGTCGTCTCCAGCTACCTCTAAGGTCTGCGCAATACGCACGTTCTCGGGTTCCTATAACCCGCCGTGCGATGGCACCCAAGGGGTTATCGCTTTAAACGTCATAGATGCAGAACAATGTCGACTTTCCATTATTGACAGAAAAGGCTTACCCGCCTCCAACATCATCCCGCACATCTAA